Part of the Aneurinibacillus sp. REN35 genome, GGAAATCGAAAAAAGAGTGATTGCTGCTACGCTCCATCACTACAATTGGCATCGACAGGAAACAGCGCGCATTCTGCAAATCTCGGAACGGAGCCTGCGTGATAAAATCAAACTCTATGATATTCAACAAATGTAACACCGGCAACTTTTGCCGAATCGGCACTTTTTGCCGGTTTATCTGGCGAATTTTGCCGATTTTTTTTGTGAGAAAATATAACGGAGCTGAAACCGCTAACATTTAGACTAGTAAGAAAATTGGAACGATATTTGCAATTGTTCTAGTACAGGAAAGGAGGATACACATGAAGCAGCAGTCTCTTTTTGCCATCACAGCCACCTTGCTTCTTCTAGCTACCGTTGGCTGCTCGCTTACGGAAACCAAGCAGGAAATCTCTTCTCCTGTTTCACACTACCCAGCACATTCAACAGATTCTAGGACACCCGTTCTGCAGGATAGGATCATAACTATCGCGACAGGCGATATATCAGGTGTATACTTTCCGCTCGGACAAGCTCTTGCCGGTATTTATGAACGATCCAGCAGCGCCATTACAGGAACACGTATCACAAAGGCATCCATCGAGAACACCCAACTTGTGGCACAAAAAAAAGCGGAGCTAGGTTTCTCTACCACGGATGCTCTTCTCTTGGTTAATCAGCAGAGCAGCGCCGAAGCAAAACAAGAACACTCAAACCTACGGACGATTACTGGCCTTTATTCTAATTATATCCATATTGTGGCTACTCGTCAGAGCGGCATTCGTTCATTCAAGGATCTAAACGGAAAACGGATTGGTGTTGGTCCTATCGGCAGCGGCACAGAATTAACTACAGAGCGCATCCTACAGGCAGCAAACCTAACGCGTTATGATCTAAAAAAGCATTATTTTTCTTTTTCTCAATCTTCTCAGGCACTTCGAGACGGGATCATTGATGCAGCATTCTTCTCCTCAGGTTTACCGAATCCGGATATTACATCACTAGCTAAGGATATACCTCTTATCCTAATTCCCATTCCGGAGTCAGTGATGAAGACGCTTGAGCAGCAGTCTCCTTATTATTCTAGAAAGATCATTCCTGGGAAAACATATGCCGGCCTTACTGACAACATTCAAACCGTAGCAGTAAAAAACGTACTCTTAACTTATAGCGACCTGCCAAAAGAAACAGTATACAATTTAACCCGTGATTTTTACGAGCATCTCCCTGAGATGTATGATGCTCATCCGGCGGCAAGAGAAATCAAAATGGAAGATGCAGAACAAGGTGTCTATCTTCCGCTACATCCGGGCGCAGCCCAATATTTCGATGAACAGAGAAAGAAGAAATAACGTTTCCATAACTAAGGAGGTCAATGACAATGAAACAACTGCAAAAATTCATCAGTCTCTTCGCGGTTCTCCTGCTCGCGGTTCTAGCAGGTTGTGGGGTTCCTACCGCACAAAAAGCCGGGGAGGCTCCTGCCGCAGGCGGTGCGTCCGAACAAGGAGGCACAAAACAATTAACCGTCGCTGGAAACGGCGGCAAGATTGAAAAGGCCATCCGCGATGAAATCGCTCCGAAATTCAAAGAAAAGACTGGAATTCAAATCAACTATATCGCCGGGCTCTCC contains:
- a CDS encoding TAXI family TRAP transporter solute-binding subunit, with the translated sequence MKQQSLFAITATLLLLATVGCSLTETKQEISSPVSHYPAHSTDSRTPVLQDRIITIATGDISGVYFPLGQALAGIYERSSSAITGTRITKASIENTQLVAQKKAELGFSTTDALLLVNQQSSAEAKQEHSNLRTITGLYSNYIHIVATRQSGIRSFKDLNGKRIGVGPIGSGTELTTERILQAANLTRYDLKKHYFSFSQSSQALRDGIIDAAFFSSGLPNPDITSLAKDIPLILIPIPESVMKTLEQQSPYYSRKIIPGKTYAGLTDNIQTVAVKNVLLTYSDLPKETVYNLTRDFYEHLPEMYDAHPAAREIKMEDAEQGVYLPLHPGAAQYFDEQRKKK